A window from Gorilla gorilla gorilla isolate KB3781 chromosome 21, NHGRI_mGorGor1-v2.1_pri, whole genome shotgun sequence encodes these proteins:
- the ZHX3 gene encoding zinc fingers and homeoboxes protein 3 isoform X1, with protein MASKRKSTTPCMIPVKTVVLQEASMEAQPAETLPEGPQQDLPPEASAASSEAVQNPSSTDGSTLANGHRSTLDGYLYSCKYCDFRSHDMTQFVGHMNSEHTDFNKDPTFVCSGCSFLAKTPEGLSLHNATCHSGEASFVWNVAKSDNHVVVEQSIPESTSTPDLAGEPSAEGADGQAEIIITKTPIMKIMKGKAEAKKIHTLKENVPSQPVGEALPKLSTGEMEVREGDHSFINGAVPVSQASASSAKNPHATNGPLIGTVPVLPAGIAQFLSLQQQPPVHAQHHAHQPLPTAKALPKVMIPLSSIPTYNAAMDSNSFLKNSFHKFPYPTKAELCYLTVVTKYPEEQLKIWFTAQRLKQGISWSPEEIEDARKKMFNTVIQSVPQPTITVLNTPLVASAGNVQHLIQAALPGHVVGQPEGTGGGLLVTQPLMANGLQATSSSLPLTVTSVPKQPGVAPINTVCSNTTSAVKVVNAAQSLLTACPSITSQAFLDASIYKNKKSHEQLSALKGSFCRNQFPGQSEVEHLTKVTGLSTREVRKWFSDRRYHCRNLKGSRAMIPGDHSSIIIDSVPEVSFSPSSKVPEVTCIPTTATLATHPSAKRQSWHQTPDFTPTKYKERAPEQLRALESSFAQNPLPLDEELDRLRSETKMTRREIDSWFSERRKKVNAEETKKAEENASQEEEEAAEDEGGEEDLASELRVSGENGSLEMPSSHILAERKVSPIKINLKNLRVTEANGRNEIPGLGACDPEDDGSNKLAEQLPGKVSCKKTAQQRHLLRQLFVQTQWPSNQDYDSIMAQTGLPRPEVVRWFGDSRYALKNGQLKWYEDYKRGNFPPGLLVIAPGNRELLQDYYMTNKMLYEEDLQNLCDKTQMSSQQVKQWFAEKMGEETRAVADTGSEDQGPGTGELTAVHKGMGDTYSEVSENSESWEPSVPEASSEPFDTSSPQAGRQLGSWSLSSQPLPSLLTL; from the exons ATGGCCAGCAAGAGGAAATCCACCACACCATGCATGATCCCAGTGAAGACTGTGGTGTTGCAAGAGGCCAGCATGGAGGCCCAGCCCGCTGAGACCTTGCCTGAGGGACCCCAGCAGGATCTGCCCCCAGAAGCATCTGCTGCCAGCAGTGAGGCAGTGCAGAACCCCAGCAGTACTGATGGCTCTACACTGGCCAATGGGCATCGGAGCACTTTAGATGGCTATTTATATTCCTGTAAATACTGCGATTTCAGATCCCATGACATGACCCAATTTGTGGGACATATGAACTCAGAGCACACAGACTTTAATAAAGACCCAACCTTTGTATGCAGTGGGTGCAGTTTTCTGGCAAAAACCCCTGAGGGGCTTTCCTTGCACAATGCCACATGTCACTCCGGGGAAGCCAGCTTTGTGTGGAACGTGGCCAAGTCAGACAATCATGTGGTTGTGGAGCAGAGCATCCCGGAGAGCACCAGCACTCCTGACCTAGCGGGTGAGCCCAGTGCTGAAGGGGCTGATGGACAGGCAGAAATCATCATTACCAAAACTCCAATCATGAAGATAATGAAAGGCAAAGCTGAAGCCAAAAAAATTCATACACTCAAGGAGAATGTCCCTAGCCAGCCTGTGGGTGAGGCCTTACCAAAGCTGTCGACTGGAGAAATGGAGGTGAGAGAGGGGGACCATTCCTTCATCAATGGGGCAGTTCCAGTCAGCCAGGCATCTGCCAGCTCTGCAAAAAACCCCCATGCCACCAACGGGCCCCTGATAGGAACAGTGCCAGTTTTGCCAGCTGGCATAGCACAGTTCCTCTCCCTCCAGCAGCAGCCCCCAGTGCATGCCCAACACCATGCCCACCAGCCACTGCCCACGGCCAAGGCCCTTCCCAAAGTGATGATCCCCCTGAGCAGCATTCCAACGTACAATGCAGCCATGGACTCTAACAGCTTCCTGAAGAACTCCTTCCACAAGTTCCCCTACCCCACCAAAGCCGAGCTCTGCTATTTGACTGTGGTGACCAAGTATCCAGAAGAACAGCTCAAGATCTGGTTCACAGCCcaaaggctgaagcaggggatCAGCTGGTCCCCTGAGGAGATTGAGGATGCCCGGAAAAAGATGTTCAATACAGTCATCCAGTCTGTGCCTCAGCCCACAATTACGGTTCTAAATACCCCACTCGTCGCCAGTGCTGGCAATGTCCAGCATCTCATCCAGGCCGCTCTCCCAGGTCACGTTGTGGGGCAGCCAGAGGGTACAGGAGGGGGACTTCTGGTCACTCAGCCATTGATGGCCAATGGGTTGCAAGCAACAAGTTCCTCTCTCCCCCTCACGGTGACATCTGTCCCCAAGCAGCCAGGTGTGGCACCCATTAACACTGTGTGTTCAAATACAACGTCAGCTGTGAAGGTGGTCAATGCGGCCCAGTCGCTCCTCACGGCCTGCCCCAGCATAACCTCCCAAGCCTTCCTTGATGCTAGcatctacaaaaataagaaatctcATGAACAGCTGTCAGCTCTGAAAGGGAGCTTCTGTCGGAACCAGTTCCCAGGGCAGAGCGAAGTTGAACATCTCACAAAAGTGACCGGCCTCAGTACCAGAGAGGTGCGGAAATGGTTCAGTGATCGTAGATACCACTGCCGGAACTTGAAGGGCTCCAGAGCGATGATACCTGGAGATCACAGTTCCATCATCATTGACTCTGTGCCAGAGGTATCCTTCTCCCCATCGTCCAAGGTCCCTGAGGTAACCTGCATTCCGACAACAGCCACACTAGCAACCCACCCTTCTGCCAAACGACAATCTTGGCACCAGACTCCTGACTTCACACCAACCAAATACAAGGAGAGAGCCCCTGAGCAGCTCAGAGCCCTGGAGAGCAGTTTTGCACAAAACCCTCTTCCTCTTGATGAGGAACTGGACCGCCTGAGAAGTGAAACCAAAATGACCCGACGAGAAATTGATAGCTGGTTTTCAGAGAGACGGAAAAAAGTGAATGCTGAGGAGACCAAGAAGGCTGAGGAGAATGCCtctcaggaggaagaggaggctgcTGAGGATGAGGGTGGAGAAGAGGATTTGGCCAGTGAGCTAAGGGTCTCTGGTGAAAATGGCTCTCTGGAAATGCCCAGCAGCCATATCTTGGCAGAGCGCAAAGTCAGCCCCATTAAAATCAACCTGAAGAACCTGAGGGTCACTGAAGCCAATGGCAGGAACGAGATTCCAGGGCTGGGTGCCTGTGACCCTGAGGATGATGGGTCAAACAAACTGGCAGAGCAGCTCCCAGGCAAAGTGAGCTGCAAAAAGACTGCCCAGCAGCGGCACTTGCTGCGGCAGCTCTTTGTCCAGACACAGTGGCCAAGCAACCAGGACTATGACTCCATCATGGCCCAGACGGGTCTGCCACGGCCAGAGGTGGTGCGCTGGTTTGGAGATAGCAGGTACGCACTGAAGAACGGCCAACTCAAATGGTACGAAGACTATAAGCGAGGCAACTTCCCACCAGGGCTACTGGTCATTGCCCCTGGCAACCGGGAGCTCCTGCAGGACTACTACATGACAAACAAGATGCTGTATGAAGAGGACCTGCAAAACCTCTGTGACAAGACCCAGATGAGCTCCCAGCAGGTCAAGCAGTGGTTTGCTGAGAAAATGGGGGAGGAGACCAGAGCCGTGGCAGACACAGGCAGTGAGGACCAGGGCCCTGGTACTGGTGAGCTCACAGCAGTTCACAAAGGGATGGGTGACACCTATTCAGAGGTGTCTGAGAACAGTGAGTCGTGGGAGCCCAGTGTCCCTGAGGCCAGCTCAGAGCCCTTTGACACATCGAGTCCCCAGGCTGGACGTCAGCTCG GTTCCTGGTCACTGAGTTCCcagcctctcccttccctccttacCCTTTGA